The Benincasa hispida cultivar B227 chromosome 9, ASM972705v1, whole genome shotgun sequence genome has a segment encoding these proteins:
- the LOC120085655 gene encoding catalase isozyme 1: protein MDPYRHRPSSGYNTPFWTTNSGAPVWNNNSSLTVGPRGPILLEDYHLVEKLANFDRERIPERVVHARGASAKGFFEVTHDIANLTCADFLRAPGVQTPVIVRFSTVIHERGSPETLRDPRGFAVKFYTREGNFDLVGNNFPVFFIRDGMKFPDMVHALKPNPKSHIQENWRILDFFSHHPESLNMFTFLFDDIGIPQDYRHMDGSGVNTYTLINKAGKAHYVKFHWRPTCGVKSLLEEDAIRVGGSNHSHATQDLYDSIAAGNYPEWKLFIQTIDPDHEDRYDFDPLDVTKTWPEDILPLQPVGRMVLNKNIDNFFAENEQLAFCPAIIVPGVYYSDDKLLQTRIFSYADTQRHRLGPNYLQLPANAPKCGHHNNHHEGFMNFMHRDEEVNYFPSRFDPARHAERYPHPPAVCTGKRERCVINKENNFKEPGERYRSWTSDRQERFIRRWVDALSDTRVTHEIRSIWVSYWSQADRSLGQKLASHLNVRPSI from the exons ATGGATCCTTACAGG CACCGACCTTCAAGTGGTTACAACACCCCCTTCTGGACTACGAATTCTGGTGCTCCAGTGTGGAACAACAACTCCTCGTTGACTGTTGGACCCAGGG GTCCGATTCTCCTAGAGGATTATCATCTAGTGGAGAAACTTGCTAACTTTGATAGAGAGCGGATTCCAGAGCGTGTTGTCCATGCTAGAGGAGCTAGTGCCAAAGGGTTCTTTGAGGTGACTCATGATATTGCCAATCTTACTTGTGCCGATTTCCTCCGAGCCCCTGGAGTTCAGACTCCAGTTATTGTACGTTTCTCCACTGTTATCCATGAGCGTGGCAGCCCTGAAACGCTGAGAGATCCCCGAGGTTTTGCTGTGAAGTTTTACACCAGGGAG GGAAATTTTGATCTTGTGGGCAACAACTTCCCTGTATTTTTCATCCGTGATGGTATGAAATTTCCAGACATGGTACATGCTCTTAAACCGAATCCCAAGTCCCACATTCAGGAGAATTGGAGGATCCTTGACTTCTTTTCTCACCATCCTGAAAGTCTGAACATGTTTACATTTCTATTTGATGATATTGGCATCCCACAAGATTACAGGCACATGGACGGTTCAGGTGTTAACACCTATACTCTAATTAACAAGGCAGGGAAAGCACACTATGTGAAATTTCACTGGAGGCCTACCTGTGGAGTCAAGTCCTTGCTGGAGGAGGATGCTATTCGTGTTGGAGGAAGTAATCATAGCCATGCTACTCAGGACCTCTATGATTCAATTGCAGCTGGCAACTACCCTGAGTGGAAGCTTTTCATTCAGACCATTGACCCTGATCATGAAGATAGATATGACTTTGACCCTCTAGATGTAACCAAGACCTGGCCAGAGGATATCTTGCCCTTGCAGCCAGTTGGTCGCATGGTTTTGAATAAGAACATCGACAACTTCTTTGCAGAGAATGAACAGCTGGCCTTTTGTCCTGCCATTATAGTTCCTGGAGTCTACTATTCAGATGACAAATTGCTTCAGACCAGGATCTTCTCCTATGCTGATACTCAGAGGCACCGTCTTGGACCAAACTATCTGCAACTCCCTGCTAATGCACCTAAGTGTGGTCACCACAACAATCACCACGAGGGTTTCATGAACTTTATGCACCGAGATGAGGAG GTTAATTACTTCCCTTCAAGGTTTGATCCTGCTCGCCATGCTGAGAGGTATCCTCACCCACCTGCTGTCTGCACTGGAAAGCGTGAGAGG TGTGTAATCAACAAGGAGAACAACTTTAAGGAGCCTGGAGAGAGATACAGATCTTGGACATCAGACAG GCAAGAACGATTCATCCGCAGATGGGTAGATGCTTTGTCCGACACCCGTGTCACCCATGAGATCCGCAGCATCTGGGTTTCTTACTGGTCTCAG GCGGACAGGTCTCTTGGTCAGAAGCTTGCATCTCATCTCAACGTGAGGCCAAGCATTTGA